Proteins encoded together in one Mycobacterium sp. MS1601 window:
- a CDS encoding LLM class flavin-dependent oxidoreductase yields the protein MRIGTRWTAMPAVDDICAAERSGAFALWADVATSAIAAASELAALTTDPRILVRIVLGTEHPVTLAEEAAVLDHLSAGRVVCVVDSGALSLQDAIEDLQLLRACWSGRPVRHRGRRWQVPAGLADDMPDSVAVTPSPSQVELPVWLTGEHAAGLAADFGLALLATEYGDVSAVPQVQPGCVELTGEVNADRELVSRWAAAGATHLLVRPPVAVGPDLFSGYIARYLQPEVAMPHFPRIMAESDPPARWLPA from the coding sequence GTGAGAATCGGAACCCGTTGGACGGCCATGCCTGCCGTCGACGACATCTGCGCGGCTGAACGTTCCGGCGCGTTCGCACTGTGGGCGGACGTGGCTACCAGTGCCATCGCGGCCGCCTCCGAGCTGGCCGCGCTGACCACCGACCCGCGCATCCTTGTGCGCATCGTCCTGGGCACCGAGCATCCGGTGACGCTGGCCGAAGAGGCCGCGGTGCTCGACCACCTCTCGGCCGGGCGCGTGGTGTGTGTGGTGGACAGTGGTGCGCTGTCACTGCAGGACGCCATCGAGGACCTGCAACTGCTGCGGGCCTGCTGGTCGGGCCGACCGGTACGCCACCGTGGTCGGCGCTGGCAGGTGCCTGCGGGCCTGGCTGACGACATGCCCGACAGCGTGGCGGTGACGCCCAGTCCCAGCCAGGTCGAGCTGCCGGTGTGGCTGACCGGAGAACATGCCGCCGGGTTGGCCGCCGACTTCGGATTGGCTTTGCTGGCAACCGAATACGGAGACGTATCCGCGGTCCCTCAGGTTCAGCCCGGGTGTGTGGAGCTCACCGGCGAGGTGAACGCCGATCGCGAACTGGTCAGCCGGTGGGCAGCGGCCGGGGCCACCCATCTGCTGGTACGACCACCCGTTGCCGTCGGACCCGACCTGTTCAGCGGTTACATCGCGCGCTACCTGCAGCCCGAGGTCGCCATGCCCCACTTCCCGAGAATCATGGCGGAATCCGATCCGCCCGCACGATGGCTTCCGGCATGA
- a CDS encoding TIGR03619 family F420-dependent LLM class oxidoreductase, protein MAIMIGAKLPHTAETVTAGRVPEAAILLERAGFESLWVSDHIVLPRTVGSHYPFERDGVARWRTDVPYLEALTTLAAAAAVTTTVRLGTAVLVLPIRNPLLLAKQTAGIAALAPGRLRLGVGAGWLREEFDALGATFETRGAATADGIRRLRECWTGTPGDLLMLPAASIPIYPGGHSPAALRRAGRLGDGWLGQQSLATLDPAALAADIAAVRAAAAVPDQLHIVVRIVESSGKARQLAEMLPELAVAGVHEIIVDSDPFGDPGADVQTLRARAG, encoded by the coding sequence ATGGCGATCATGATCGGCGCCAAGCTGCCGCACACCGCAGAGACAGTCACCGCGGGCCGGGTCCCGGAGGCGGCAATCCTCTTGGAGCGAGCCGGATTCGAATCGCTGTGGGTCAGTGACCACATTGTTCTGCCGCGTACCGTCGGCTCGCACTACCCGTTCGAGCGTGACGGTGTGGCCCGGTGGCGCACCGACGTCCCGTACCTGGAGGCGCTGACCACCCTGGCCGCCGCGGCGGCGGTCACCACGACGGTCCGGCTGGGCACCGCGGTACTGGTGTTGCCGATCCGCAACCCGTTGCTGTTGGCCAAACAGACTGCCGGCATCGCCGCGCTGGCACCCGGGCGTCTGCGCCTCGGCGTCGGCGCGGGCTGGTTGCGTGAGGAATTCGACGCTCTTGGAGCCACTTTCGAGACAAGGGGAGCAGCCACCGCCGACGGAATCCGTCGACTTCGGGAGTGCTGGACAGGCACTCCGGGAGACCTGCTCATGTTGCCTGCGGCCTCGATCCCGATCTATCCCGGTGGCCACTCGCCCGCGGCGCTGCGCCGCGCCGGCCGCCTCGGTGACGGCTGGCTGGGGCAGCAGTCACTGGCCACGCTGGATCCGGCGGCGCTGGCGGCGGACATCGCCGCGGTGCGGGCTGCGGCCGCGGTGCCCGACCAGTTGCACATCGTGGTGCGCATCGTCGAATCGTCGGGCAAGGCAAGACAATTGGCTGAGATGCTGCCGGAGCTGGCTGTCGCTGGAGTGCACGAGATCATCGTCGACAGCGATCCGTTCGGCGATCCTGGCGCCGATGTGCAGACGTTGCGGGCCCGAGCCGGGTGA
- a CDS encoding SDR family NAD(P)-dependent oxidoreductase, with protein sequence MQSNSGERAALVTGGGSGLGRAVCLCLASRGDHVIIADRDGKGATATRELVHQAGGSAEAVPLDVTDAEAVAELVARVDAQRPLGTAVISAGVAKSTPLLTAPMSDLDLTLAVNVRGAYAVLRASAAVMAARGAGAIVTICSTSSFTASSTPMIAYDLSKAAVRMMTAAAARELGPTGVRVNGVAPGTMDTPLMRGLGADDDSLAAMAAARIPLGRLGRTDEVADAVAFLSSDQASYITGEVLVVDGGWLA encoded by the coding sequence ATGCAATCCAATTCGGGAGAGCGCGCTGCGCTTGTAACCGGCGGTGGAAGCGGGCTGGGTCGAGCGGTCTGCCTGTGTCTGGCCAGCCGCGGTGACCATGTCATCATCGCCGACCGCGACGGCAAGGGTGCTACCGCGACCCGTGAGCTGGTGCACCAGGCCGGAGGCAGTGCCGAAGCTGTCCCGCTGGACGTGACCGATGCCGAGGCCGTGGCCGAGCTGGTGGCTCGAGTTGATGCCCAACGTCCGCTGGGCACGGCAGTGATCAGTGCCGGCGTGGCGAAATCCACGCCACTGCTGACTGCGCCGATGTCGGACCTGGACCTCACCCTGGCCGTCAACGTCCGAGGCGCGTACGCGGTGCTGCGAGCATCGGCTGCGGTGATGGCCGCTCGTGGCGCCGGCGCCATCGTGACGATCTGCTCGACATCGAGTTTCACCGCATCGAGTACCCCGATGATCGCCTATGACCTGTCCAAGGCGGCGGTCCGGATGATGACCGCCGCGGCTGCCAGGGAGCTCGGGCCCACCGGAGTCCGGGTCAACGGCGTGGCACCGGGCACCATGGACACCCCGCTGATGCGGGGCCTGGGTGCCGACGATGACAGCCTGGCGGCCATGGCCGCCGCCCGAATTCCGCTCGGACGGCTGGGGCGCACCGACGAAGTGGCCGATGCCGTTGCGTTCCTGTCCTCGGACCAGGCCTCCTACATCACCGGCGAGGTCCTGGTGGTCGACGGGGGGTGGCTGGCATGA
- a CDS encoding metal ABC transporter ATP-binding protein: MPSPRPSVSDASDIALSFDDVSVVRGGRLIWSEGTFDVPAGGITAVIGSNGSGKTTLLQVVLGLLRVASGSVKVLGRPAGQATDLIGYVPQNYAAAAGNAIRAADAVMLGLIGNRWGFAAPSAEQRNRVTETLEAVGAVDFAGRRLSELSGGQRQRVAIAEALVSRPRLLILDEPLAAIDLRNQREIVRLLGRIRDEFGVTILVVAHDLNPLLGVLDSAIYLLDGHAHFDQMNQVVDEQLLSHLYGTSIQVVHTPQGELYMRSV; encoded by the coding sequence ATGCCCTCGCCAAGGCCCTCGGTGTCTGACGCTTCCGACATTGCGCTGTCCTTCGACGACGTCAGCGTGGTCCGCGGCGGACGCCTGATCTGGTCCGAAGGCACGTTCGACGTACCCGCCGGCGGAATCACCGCAGTCATCGGCTCCAACGGCTCCGGCAAGACCACGCTGCTGCAGGTGGTGCTCGGGCTGCTGCGGGTGGCATCGGGGTCGGTCAAGGTCCTGGGTCGCCCCGCCGGGCAGGCCACCGATCTGATCGGCTACGTGCCGCAGAACTACGCCGCCGCAGCTGGAAACGCCATCCGGGCCGCCGACGCGGTGATGCTCGGTCTGATCGGCAACCGGTGGGGTTTTGCCGCCCCTTCGGCTGAGCAGCGCAATCGTGTGACGGAGACCCTCGAGGCCGTCGGCGCCGTCGACTTCGCCGGTCGCAGGCTCTCCGAACTGTCCGGCGGCCAGCGGCAGCGGGTGGCCATCGCCGAGGCTCTGGTCAGCCGGCCGCGGCTGCTGATCCTCGACGAGCCCCTGGCCGCCATCGATCTGCGCAACCAGCGCGAGATCGTGCGGCTGCTGGGCCGTATCCGCGACGAGTTCGGAGTCACCATCCTGGTGGTGGCACACGACCTGAACCCGCTGCTCGGTGTGCTGGACAGCGCCATCTACCTGCTCGACGGCCACGCCCACTTCGACCAGATGAACCAGGTGGTGGACGAGCAGCTGCTCAGCCACCTGTACGGCACCTCGATCCAGGTGGTCCACACCCCGCAGGGCGAGCTGTACATGAGGAGCGTGTAG
- a CDS encoding LacI family DNA-binding transcriptional regulator, which produces MSRSPAPRRRATLASLAAELKVSRTTISNAYNRPDQLSADLRERVFATAKRLGYAGPDPVARSLRTRKAGAVGLVITEPLTYSFSDPAALNFVAGLAESCEEVGQGLLLVAVGPSRSLDEGAGSVLSAGVDGFVVYSASDDDPYLQTVLDRRLPVVLVDQPRDVPGTSLVCIDDRAAMREMADYVFGLGHREVGLLTMRLGREPSTGDASASTVAPERLTDKRFHVQCERIGGVQDAMAAAGLDPSGLTIVESFEHGPASGGGAAEVALQANPRITALMCTADVLALSAMDYLRARGIYVPGQITVTGFDGIPEAIKRGLATVSQPSHEKGRRAGGLLHRPPRDGLPVIDVLPTELIRGRTAGPPG; this is translated from the coding sequence ATGTCCAGAAGTCCGGCCCCGCGCAGGCGGGCCACCCTGGCTTCATTGGCCGCCGAGCTCAAGGTGTCACGCACCACCATCTCCAACGCCTACAACCGCCCCGACCAGCTGTCGGCCGATCTGCGTGAGCGTGTCTTCGCCACCGCCAAGCGGTTGGGTTACGCCGGCCCCGATCCGGTGGCGCGGTCGCTGCGCACCCGCAAGGCCGGTGCGGTCGGACTCGTCATCACCGAACCGCTGACCTACTCCTTCAGCGACCCCGCCGCGCTGAACTTCGTCGCCGGCCTGGCCGAATCCTGTGAGGAGGTGGGGCAGGGACTGCTGCTGGTGGCGGTGGGTCCCAGCCGCAGCCTCGACGAGGGCGCCGGTTCGGTGCTGTCGGCGGGAGTGGACGGCTTTGTGGTCTACTCGGCATCGGATGACGATCCCTACCTGCAGACGGTGCTGGACCGGCGACTGCCGGTAGTGCTGGTGGACCAGCCGCGGGACGTGCCCGGCACGTCCCTGGTGTGCATCGACGACCGGGCCGCCATGCGCGAGATGGCCGATTACGTCTTCGGTCTCGGGCACCGCGAAGTGGGACTGTTGACCATGCGACTGGGCCGCGAACCGAGCACCGGTGATGCCTCTGCCAGCACCGTGGCCCCGGAGCGGTTGACCGACAAACGGTTTCACGTGCAGTGCGAACGGATCGGCGGCGTGCAGGACGCCATGGCTGCCGCGGGTCTGGATCCGTCGGGTCTCACCATCGTCGAGAGCTTCGAGCACGGCCCCGCTTCCGGTGGCGGCGCGGCCGAGGTGGCGCTACAGGCCAACCCGCGTATCACCGCGCTGATGTGCACCGCCGACGTACTGGCGCTCTCGGCCATGGACTATCTGCGCGCTCGAGGCATCTATGTGCCCGGGCAGATCACTGTGACCGGCTTCGACGGCATCCCCGAAGCGATCAAACGCGGCCTGGCCACGGTGTCGCAGCCCAGTCACGAAAAGGGCAGGCGCGCAGGTGGTTTACTGCACAGACCGCCACGGGACGGATTGCCTGTGATCGATGTGCTGCCCACCGAACTGATCCGCGGCCGGACCGCAGGTCCGCCCGGCTAG
- a CDS encoding metal ABC transporter permease yields MATELVALGYQENWWDILTSAFMRNALIGGTLVALAAGLIGYFIVVRNTAFAAHALAHIGFPGATGAVLLGVPVTVGLGVFCIGGALVIGALGKKAEDREIATGTVLAAATGLGLFFSSLATKSSSTVTNVLFGNLLAVTHEQLIVFAVLVAVLAVTISAIFRPLLFASVNAEVAEAKGVPVRALSMIFMALLGLAITMAVQAVGTLLLFALVVTPAATAIMLTARPVVAMLVSTVLSLLAVWAGLVLSSMFDLPPSFVIVAIVCAVWFVVWSVVQRTSTVAKSQPSGHMN; encoded by the coding sequence GTGGCCACCGAGCTGGTCGCCCTGGGCTACCAGGAGAACTGGTGGGACATCCTGACATCGGCGTTCATGCGCAACGCGCTGATCGGCGGCACCCTGGTGGCGTTGGCGGCAGGTCTCATCGGCTACTTCATCGTCGTGCGCAACACCGCCTTCGCAGCACATGCGCTGGCGCACATCGGCTTTCCCGGAGCCACCGGCGCTGTGCTGCTCGGGGTGCCGGTGACGGTGGGCCTCGGCGTCTTCTGCATCGGCGGTGCGCTGGTGATCGGCGCGCTGGGCAAGAAGGCCGAAGACCGCGAGATCGCCACCGGTACCGTGCTGGCTGCGGCCACCGGCCTGGGGCTGTTCTTCAGCTCGCTGGCCACCAAGAGCAGCAGCACCGTCACCAACGTGTTGTTCGGCAACCTGCTCGCGGTCACCCACGAGCAGCTCATCGTCTTCGCGGTCCTGGTCGCAGTCTTGGCCGTCACCATCTCCGCGATCTTCCGTCCGCTGCTGTTCGCGTCGGTCAACGCCGAGGTCGCCGAGGCCAAGGGCGTCCCGGTGCGTGCGCTGTCCATGATCTTCATGGCGCTGCTGGGTCTGGCGATCACGATGGCGGTACAGGCCGTGGGCACCCTGCTGCTGTTCGCGCTGGTGGTCACCCCGGCGGCGACGGCGATCATGCTGACCGCCAGGCCGGTGGTGGCGATGCTGGTGTCGACAGTCCTTTCCCTGTTGGCGGTGTGGGCTGGGCTGGTGCTGTCATCGATGTTCGATCTGCCGCCCAGCTTCGTCATCGTCGCGATCGTGTGCGCGGTTTGGTTTGTCGTCTGGTCGGTGGTGCAACGCACCAGCACCGTGGCGAAGAGTCAGCCGTCGGGGCACATGAACTAA
- a CDS encoding Lrp/AsnC family transcriptional regulator, whose amino-acid sequence MSTSEGGDKRRGPRGGKPVRGSMAGLSGAIERQGPAVPLDDIDRQLLQRLSKDPRISQRQLAREVNMSGPAVGERIARLERLGVIRGYTVSIDWAALGYPMMVYIPMSIEPGADLTTILEELRDIDELEELVVVTGTFDLIARFRLRDHSHLQTLLFEQLWPIYGLQRIETFLSLGTVLDGSVLERVLNAGPAPEQ is encoded by the coding sequence ATGAGTACCTCCGAGGGCGGCGACAAGCGACGCGGCCCACGCGGCGGCAAGCCGGTCCGTGGCTCCATGGCCGGGCTGTCCGGCGCCATCGAGCGTCAGGGCCCAGCGGTGCCGCTGGACGACATCGATCGCCAGCTACTACAGCGACTTTCCAAGGATCCACGGATCTCCCAGCGCCAACTCGCCCGCGAGGTCAACATGTCGGGCCCCGCGGTGGGTGAACGCATCGCACGGTTGGAGCGGCTCGGGGTGATTCGCGGCTACACCGTCTCGATCGACTGGGCAGCACTCGGGTATCCGATGATGGTCTACATCCCGATGAGCATCGAACCGGGTGCCGACCTGACAACCATTCTCGAGGAGTTGCGTGACATCGACGAACTCGAGGAACTGGTGGTGGTCACCGGCACCTTCGACCTGATCGCCCGGTTCCGGCTGCGTGACCACTCGCATCTGCAGACCCTGCTGTTCGAACAGCTCTGGCCCATCTACGGCTTGCAGCGCATCGAGACCTTCCTGAGCCTGGGCACAGTGCTCGACGGCAGCGTCCTGGAACGGGTGCTGAACGCCGGACCAGCGCCCGAGCAGTGA
- a CDS encoding GTP-binding protein — translation MPTTELLPVTVLSGFLGAGKTTLLNHILANRSGLRVAVIVNDMSEINIDAALVAGQGHLDRTQEKLVELTNGCICCTLREDLVEAVGALARQQRFDQLVIESTGISEPMPVAATFEWEFENGFSLGDLARLDTMVTVVDVSTFLPEVVRGETLNQRGMGAADGDARNISDLLVDQVEFADVILLNKTDLVSPAHLGAVEATVRRLNPHARLIRTDHGVVELGEVLQTGLYDPMRAATAPGWDEEIALGHTPETQEYGISSMTFRADRPFHPNRLAATLPQLRGVLRSKGFCWIASRPDIAAIWSQAGPNLVIEPAQYWSTTDLAAGQEIVLIGLRLDGAAVTAMLRAALLTDDEISEGADAWRRYLDPLPAWGATHSH, via the coding sequence ATGCCCACTACCGAACTTCTTCCTGTCACCGTGCTCTCCGGATTCCTGGGCGCGGGCAAAACCACCTTGCTCAACCACATCCTCGCCAACCGGTCCGGCCTGCGAGTGGCCGTGATCGTCAACGACATGAGCGAGATCAACATCGATGCGGCGCTGGTCGCCGGCCAGGGCCATCTGGACCGCACTCAGGAAAAGCTGGTGGAACTCACCAACGGCTGCATCTGCTGCACCCTGCGCGAGGACCTGGTGGAGGCCGTGGGAGCACTGGCCCGCCAGCAGCGGTTCGACCAGCTGGTCATCGAATCCACCGGCATCTCCGAACCGATGCCGGTGGCCGCGACCTTCGAGTGGGAGTTCGAGAACGGATTTTCACTCGGCGACCTCGCCAGGCTGGACACCATGGTGACCGTCGTCGACGTCTCGACCTTCCTGCCCGAAGTGGTCCGCGGTGAAACGCTGAACCAGCGCGGAATGGGTGCGGCCGACGGCGATGCCCGCAACATTTCCGATCTGCTGGTGGATCAGGTGGAGTTCGCCGACGTCATCCTGCTCAACAAAACCGACCTGGTGAGCCCGGCGCACCTCGGCGCCGTCGAGGCGACCGTCCGCAGACTCAACCCCCACGCTCGGCTGATCCGGACCGACCACGGCGTCGTCGAGCTGGGCGAGGTGCTGCAGACCGGTCTGTATGACCCGATGCGTGCCGCCACGGCTCCGGGGTGGGACGAGGAGATCGCGCTCGGCCACACCCCGGAGACGCAGGAGTACGGCATCAGCTCGATGACGTTCCGCGCTGACCGTCCCTTCCACCCCAACCGACTGGCGGCCACTCTGCCGCAGCTTCGTGGAGTGTTGCGCAGCAAGGGATTCTGCTGGATCGCCAGCCGACCGGACATCGCCGCCATCTGGTCCCAGGCCGGGCCCAACCTGGTCATCGAGCCCGCGCAGTACTGGAGCACCACAGACCTGGCGGCAGGCCAGGAGATCGTGCTGATCGGGCTTCGCCTCGACGGGGCCGCCGTCACCGCGATGCTGCGCGCGGCGCTGCTGACCGATGACGAGATCTCCGAGGGAGCCGACGCGTGGCGGAGATATCTCGACCCACTGCCCGCATGGGGAGCCACCCACTCCCACTAG
- a CDS encoding LLM class flavin-dependent oxidoreductase, producing MKFGAGLYCLQSTASTPRHATVPYRELLADARLLDELGYEGMWLSEHHFFYDGYCPALLPVAAAALAVTSRLRVGTGMMLLPLQDAQRVARLSADIAARSGGRLDVGVGLGYRDIEFDGKGMARKDRVARHRAGVAALQEIAVPAGATLWNGSATPAGIARAGARGHGVLFSGANPISLVRELATAHRTGWEEAGRPGGQRPRVAALRNFWLTDSSSERDAVLDWQRASYVLYAGLGWSVAQRESTEAMDFRADADAAVAQAVATSTVGPAGAIIEALHEVSEAGVDDVVLRVLIEGAPQEAVQRMLRRMAEEVIPVMDTVVAA from the coding sequence ATGAAATTCGGAGCGGGTCTGTACTGCCTGCAATCCACGGCGTCGACGCCACGCCATGCCACCGTGCCGTACCGGGAGCTGCTGGCCGACGCCCGGTTGCTCGACGAACTGGGCTACGAGGGCATGTGGCTCTCGGAGCACCACTTCTTCTATGACGGCTACTGCCCGGCCCTCTTGCCGGTCGCCGCGGCAGCGCTGGCTGTCACCTCCCGGCTGCGAGTCGGCACGGGCATGATGCTGCTGCCGCTTCAGGACGCGCAGCGGGTGGCCCGACTGTCCGCCGACATCGCCGCGCGCTCGGGCGGCCGCCTCGACGTCGGGGTGGGTCTGGGTTACCGCGATATCGAGTTCGACGGCAAGGGCATGGCCCGCAAGGACCGAGTGGCCCGGCACCGGGCCGGTGTTGCAGCCCTGCAGGAAATCGCGGTACCTGCGGGCGCCACGCTGTGGAACGGCTCGGCCACGCCGGCGGGAATCGCACGGGCCGGTGCCCGCGGCCACGGCGTGCTGTTCTCCGGAGCCAACCCCATCTCACTGGTCCGCGAGCTCGCCACCGCACATCGCACGGGCTGGGAAGAGGCGGGCCGCCCCGGTGGCCAACGTCCCAGAGTGGCGGCGCTGCGGAACTTCTGGCTCACCGACAGCAGCTCCGAACGCGACGCGGTACTGGACTGGCAGCGAGCCAGTTACGTGCTCTACGCCGGCCTGGGATGGAGTGTGGCCCAGCGGGAGTCCACCGAGGCCATGGACTTCCGCGCCGATGCAGATGCCGCCGTCGCGCAAGCCGTTGCCACCTCCACGGTGGGACCCGCGGGTGCGATCATCGAAGCCCTGCATGAGGTTTCGGAGGCAGGCGTCGACGATGTGGTGTTGCGGGTGCTCATCGAGGGTGCCCCGCAGGAAGCGGTGCAGCGGATGCTGCGACGGATGGCCGAGGAGGTCATCCCGGTGATGGACACGGTGGTGGCAGCGTGA
- a CDS encoding metal ABC transporter solute-binding protein, Zn/Mn family, producing the protein MTRVNSSRLGLIAVAMLAAPFGLAACSGGSEPAADTSTSAVASGDCPVTPVAVVVSVDQWGDIVSDLGGACADVKTVLASSSVDPHDYEPSPSDAATFEGAQLVVINGGHYDEWAAKLAATSAPDAPVVAALSETGQAHDDEHGHEEEHAHEDEHGHDHDHDHDNDEAGTNPHAWYSPTAVMTLADSVTAELAKLAPEAADYFEGRRDEFTTEMAPYTDKIAELKSKADGKRYVATESVFDDMAEATGLVNVTPAGYQASSANETDPSPADLQAVLGLLESRGADVLIYNTQTEGSVPEQIRAAAESAGIPVVDVTETVPPGTDSFEAWQVQQLDALAKALGV; encoded by the coding sequence ATGACTCGTGTGAACTCGTCGCGGCTTGGCTTGATAGCAGTTGCGATGTTGGCGGCCCCGTTCGGATTGGCGGCATGCTCTGGCGGCAGTGAGCCCGCCGCGGACACCTCGACATCGGCTGTCGCGTCAGGCGACTGCCCCGTCACCCCGGTGGCGGTGGTGGTCAGCGTCGACCAGTGGGGGGACATCGTGTCCGACCTGGGCGGCGCGTGCGCCGACGTGAAGACGGTGCTGGCGTCGTCGTCGGTGGATCCGCATGACTACGAGCCGTCACCCTCGGACGCCGCCACCTTCGAAGGTGCCCAGCTGGTGGTCATCAACGGCGGCCACTACGACGAGTGGGCTGCCAAGCTGGCTGCTACGTCGGCGCCCGACGCTCCCGTCGTGGCCGCACTGTCGGAGACGGGCCAGGCTCACGACGACGAGCATGGGCACGAAGAGGAACATGCGCACGAAGACGAGCACGGGCACGACCACGACCACGACCACGACAACGACGAAGCCGGAACCAACCCGCACGCCTGGTACAGCCCCACCGCGGTGATGACGCTGGCCGACTCCGTGACCGCCGAACTGGCCAAGCTCGCGCCCGAGGCCGCCGACTACTTCGAGGGCCGCCGCGACGAGTTCACCACCGAGATGGCGCCGTACACCGACAAGATCGCCGAACTCAAGAGCAAGGCCGACGGAAAACGTTACGTCGCAACCGAAAGCGTCTTCGACGACATGGCTGAGGCAACCGGGCTGGTGAACGTCACCCCGGCCGGGTACCAGGCGTCGTCGGCCAACGAGACCGACCCATCCCCGGCCGACCTGCAGGCCGTCCTGGGCCTGCTGGAATCCCGGGGCGCCGACGTGCTGATCTACAACACCCAGACCGAAGGATCCGTGCCGGAGCAGATTCGCGCCGCGGCCGAGAGCGCAGGCATCCCGGTGGTCGATGTCACCGAAACCGTGCCGCCCGGCACCGATTCGTTCGAAGCTTGGCAGGTGCAACAACTCGATGCCCTCGCCAAGGCCCTCGGTGTCTGA
- a CDS encoding SDR family NAD(P)-dependent oxidoreductase — protein sequence MTVSLITGAGAGIGAAVARALAARGDRVVCADRDGVAAARVADEIGGAAVAVDVTAEGAGEAAVAAAVDAFGRLDAVVTCAGIEIGGPAEELTTAAVRKSLDVNVIGSFDTAAAACRRFVAQGGGGRIVLIGSVNSVIALPGQAAYAASKGSVLTLAKALAVDWARHGVAVNVVGPGVTDTAMSAGTLGDPARREAMMARIPMARPARPDEIASAVAFLASDQASYITGAYLPVDGGWLAAG from the coding sequence ATGACCGTGAGTCTGATCACCGGGGCGGGCGCGGGTATCGGTGCCGCCGTGGCGCGTGCGCTGGCCGCCCGCGGGGACCGGGTGGTGTGCGCCGACCGCGACGGTGTCGCCGCAGCGAGGGTCGCCGATGAGATAGGTGGCGCCGCAGTGGCTGTCGATGTCACCGCCGAGGGCGCGGGGGAGGCCGCTGTGGCCGCCGCCGTCGACGCGTTCGGTCGCCTCGACGCGGTGGTGACGTGCGCGGGCATCGAGATCGGCGGGCCCGCTGAAGAGCTGACCACGGCGGCCGTGCGGAAGTCTCTGGACGTCAACGTCATCGGCAGCTTCGACACCGCGGCAGCGGCCTGTCGAAGGTTCGTGGCCCAGGGTGGCGGCGGTCGGATCGTGCTGATCGGGTCGGTGAACTCGGTGATCGCGCTGCCCGGTCAGGCTGCCTATGCCGCCTCCAAGGGATCGGTGCTGACGCTGGCCAAGGCGCTGGCCGTGGACTGGGCCCGGCATGGGGTGGCCGTCAATGTGGTGGGTCCCGGGGTCACCGACACCGCGATGTCGGCGGGCACCTTGGGTGACCCGGCCAGGCGTGAGGCCATGATGGCCCGTATCCCGATGGCTCGCCCGGCACGGCCGGACGAGATCGCCTCTGCTGTCGCCTTTCTGGCCTCTGATCAGGCCTCCTACATCACCGGGGCCTACTTGCCGGTGGATGGCGGCTGGCTGGCGGCGGGCTGA